A single region of the Vicia villosa cultivar HV-30 ecotype Madison, WI linkage group LG4, Vvil1.0, whole genome shotgun sequence genome encodes:
- the LOC131597165 gene encoding uncharacterized protein LOC131597165, which yields MRRIGEVAYQLAFPPSLSGLHDVFHVSQLRKFVPDSFHPILPDTIEVEPDLSFQPKPCRVLEYASKSLRSKEIPLVKVLWEESCPDEATWELESEMRELYPHLFW from the coding sequence ATGAGACGGATAGGTGAAGTCGCATACCAGTTAGCGTTTCCTCCTTCACTATCTGGGCTGCATGACgttttccatgtgtctcagttgcggaagtttgtgCCGGATTCATTTCATCCTATCTTACCGGATACAATTGAAGTTGAACCAGATCTTTCTTTCCAACCGAAGCCGTGTCGTGTTCTGGAGTATGCTAGTAAGTCTTTGAGGAGCAAGGAGATACCTCTTGTCAAGGTGTTGTGGGAAGAGTCGTGTCCTGACGAAGCCACTTGGGAGCTTGAATCAGAGATGCGGGAGTTGTATCCTCACctgttctggtaa